One stretch of Aquimarina sp. Aq107 DNA includes these proteins:
- a CDS encoding RICIN domain-containing protein, which produces MKNNQTLKTFFRKCIWILLFIFVSSIHAKNIYVAKNGNDSNSGTQSSPYKTIAKASAVAQAGDVIVIGEGTYEETIRPARSGNAGQPITYIAKNGEKVIISAMQALSGWQRDNGAVYKIKVDWDLGQENFVLNGNTAMDLARWPNNTDGDPFTLNSRRNDGGSGANVVNGAFLTSSQIPNINWTGGSVFFYGDKPGSGWIAWKAFINSSSSGRVNFTLDKNPAWIRTFHAPADKGDFYLEGVKGALDYQNEWWFNKQTKELFVQMPGGQAPVNGVVQMRRRTTTVDLSGRGFIHIRNLAVFGGSINMPRNSNNNVIYGVSSFYGNHTQGVQKGFSANKQSVLMEGNNNTIERCEIAFGAANGIKVSGDKNRILNSRIHDFNYIGSYDAPINARGGKNTLFKGNTIFRAGRDGIQFFNNRSEFAYNDVYRSNLINDDCALLYTVGGPHYGEIHHNWFHDNEGRGKLRKAAAIYLDNDAEAFSVHHNVVWNVEWTGVQINWNGKDIDVFNNTLVKTEGGAMGAWHKEGTAFSNVKVWNNIADVRTEDDPSTQEDEGTFERDADKQNNVITQLGFTDYNGNNFTLKSNSPAVNAGRRISGITDGFVGSAPDAGAYEFGGENWVPGINWNPVLGPTGNGCYGLPGENCNNTSIPDEIAFVNAPTSIQPQTSYEFDIKYSAQTNREIVVEFWSATNWLAQKMVTVEKGSGTVMVTVDLPVAPEVGAGYIYKTHIRPVGTTWQEAIDRDQVDNVTIEAQTFTDKISFSNAPTSIVQATSYNLDLNYEASTDREIIVEFWSSTNWIAQQNVTVSAGIGVKTMTINLPNVPQSGSGYIYKAHIRPLNTTWQDALDRDQINNVTVTEAFRQLIINGSYHIESTQSNQRLLSRANEQHSAIMSSPYPYNDQVWVFNHIEDNVYTIKNLGTNRFLEVPYARCGNGENVATWTDANENHKKWKVVQNDSNSFSLQPMHCTSSALDRAAGAIDTNVQIWDFNSGNNNQKWKIISLNNREQPQGEKAVALSVYPNPSSNSITIQGIEENDILTIYDLMGKIIKQTTMTANNQSLIVSDMASGLYILSVFGKDKVQFVKD; this is translated from the coding sequence ATGAAAAATAATCAAACTCTCAAGACCTTTTTTCGAAAATGTATATGGATACTTTTATTCATATTTGTGTCTTCAATACACGCGAAAAATATTTATGTAGCAAAAAACGGAAATGATTCAAATTCCGGAACACAATCAAGTCCATATAAGACAATTGCGAAAGCCTCAGCAGTAGCACAAGCTGGTGATGTTATTGTTATTGGAGAAGGAACCTATGAAGAAACTATTAGACCAGCCAGATCAGGCAATGCTGGTCAACCTATAACATATATTGCCAAAAATGGAGAAAAAGTAATTATCTCCGCTATGCAAGCTTTAAGTGGATGGCAGAGAGATAATGGAGCTGTCTATAAGATAAAAGTAGACTGGGATTTAGGACAAGAAAACTTTGTTTTGAATGGTAATACAGCAATGGATTTGGCAAGGTGGCCCAATAATACAGATGGTGATCCTTTTACACTTAATTCTCGCAGAAACGATGGCGGTAGTGGCGCTAATGTGGTGAATGGTGCATTTCTAACATCATCCCAAATTCCTAATATTAACTGGACCGGGGGATCAGTTTTCTTTTACGGAGACAAACCTGGATCAGGGTGGATCGCCTGGAAAGCATTTATTAATAGTAGTTCTTCTGGAAGAGTAAACTTTACACTTGATAAAAATCCTGCTTGGATTAGAACTTTCCATGCCCCAGCTGATAAAGGAGATTTTTATTTAGAAGGAGTAAAAGGAGCTTTAGATTATCAAAATGAATGGTGGTTTAATAAGCAGACAAAAGAATTATTTGTACAAATGCCAGGTGGGCAGGCACCAGTTAATGGAGTTGTACAAATGAGAAGAAGAACAACAACCGTAGATCTAAGTGGTAGAGGTTTTATTCATATCAGAAACCTCGCTGTTTTTGGAGGATCGATTAATATGCCTAGAAATTCAAATAATAATGTGATTTATGGTGTTTCCTCTTTTTATGGGAATCATACACAAGGTGTTCAAAAAGGTTTCTCTGCCAATAAACAAAGTGTTTTGATGGAGGGAAATAATAATACAATAGAGCGTTGTGAGATAGCTTTTGGAGCTGCCAATGGTATCAAAGTAAGTGGTGATAAAAATAGAATTCTTAATTCTAGAATTCATGATTTTAATTATATCGGTTCTTATGATGCGCCCATTAATGCAAGAGGAGGAAAAAATACTCTTTTCAAAGGAAATACAATTTTTAGAGCCGGAAGAGATGGTATTCAATTCTTTAATAATAGAAGTGAGTTTGCTTATAATGATGTATATAGGTCAAACTTAATTAATGATGATTGTGCTTTACTATACACAGTAGGTGGGCCGCATTATGGGGAGATTCATCATAATTGGTTTCATGATAATGAGGGTAGAGGAAAATTAAGAAAAGCTGCAGCTATCTATTTAGATAATGATGCAGAAGCTTTTTCAGTACATCATAATGTGGTGTGGAATGTAGAATGGACTGGAGTTCAAATCAACTGGAATGGTAAAGATATTGATGTTTTTAATAACACTTTGGTAAAGACAGAAGGTGGAGCAATGGGGGCTTGGCATAAAGAAGGGACAGCTTTTTCTAATGTTAAGGTTTGGAACAATATTGCTGATGTTAGAACCGAGGATGACCCTTCTACCCAAGAGGATGAAGGTACTTTCGAAAGAGATGCGGATAAGCAAAATAATGTAATTACACAGTTAGGCTTTACTGATTATAACGGAAATAATTTTACATTAAAATCTAACTCACCTGCGGTAAACGCTGGTAGAAGAATATCAGGTATAACTGATGGATTCGTTGGATCTGCACCAGATGCAGGGGCATATGAGTTTGGAGGTGAAAATTGGGTGCCAGGAATTAACTGGAATCCTGTTTTAGGTCCTACAGGTAATGGGTGCTATGGATTACCAGGTGAAAATTGTAATAATACAAGTATACCTGATGAGATAGCATTTGTAAATGCACCAACATCAATTCAACCTCAAACATCTTATGAATTTGATATAAAATATAGTGCGCAAACAAATAGAGAGATTGTAGTTGAGTTTTGGTCAGCTACCAATTGGCTTGCTCAAAAAATGGTTACTGTAGAAAAAGGATCTGGAACTGTAATGGTTACAGTTGATCTTCCTGTCGCTCCAGAAGTTGGTGCGGGTTATATCTATAAAACGCATATACGTCCTGTTGGAACCACTTGGCAAGAAGCTATTGATAGAGATCAGGTAGATAATGTTACCATAGAGGCTCAAACGTTTACAGACAAAATTTCTTTTAGTAATGCTCCGACAAGTATAGTTCAAGCTACATCGTATAACTTGGATTTAAATTACGAAGCATCTACGGACAGAGAAATTATAGTAGAATTTTGGTCTTCTACTAATTGGATTGCTCAGCAGAATGTAACTGTCTCTGCCGGAATAGGAGTAAAAACAATGACCATAAATCTTCCTAATGTTCCGCAATCTGGTTCGGGATATATCTACAAAGCTCATATTCGTCCATTAAATACCACTTGGCAAGATGCACTTGATAGAGATCAAATTAACAATGTAACTGTTACTGAAGCATTTAGACAGCTAATAATAAATGGCTCGTACCACATAGAATCTACACAATCTAATCAACGATTATTATCCAGAGCAAATGAACAACATAGTGCAATTATGAGTAGTCCATATCCATACAATGATCAAGTATGGGTTTTTAATCATATCGAAGATAATGTGTATACTATAAAAAACTTAGGCACTAATAGATTTTTGGAAGTTCCTTATGCTCGTTGTGGTAATGGAGAAAATGTTGCTACCTGGACAGATGCCAATGAAAATCATAAAAAATGGAAAGTAGTTCAGAATGATAGTAATTCATTTAGTTTACAACCTATGCATTGTACGTCAAGTGCATTAGATCGAGCAGCTGGTGCTATTGATACTAATGTTCAAATTTGGGATTTTAATTCTGGAAATAACAATCAAAAGTGGAAAATTATTTCATTAAATAATAGAGAACAACCACAGGGAGAAAAAGCTGTAGCTTTATCTGTTTATCCTAACCCATCTTCTAATTCCATAACAATTCAAGGGATAGAGGAGAATGATATTCTAACTATATATGATCTAATGGGAAAGATTATTAAACAAACTACAATGACTGCTAATAATCAATCATTAATAGTATCAGACATGGCATCTGGGCTTTATATTTTATCAGTATTTGGTAAAGATAAAGTACAGTTCGTTAAAGATTAA
- a CDS encoding carbohydrate-binding protein, translating to MKLTKLNVLLTFLFLGFLLQAQTPEGELKRWHKVSLTFNGPNTSETANPNPFSDYLLEVTFTHQGSNTSYTVPGYFAACGNAENNSCDSGNKWRVHFAPDRTGTWNWSASFKSGSDVAINGGGSNAGFMNGDTGSFNISESDKSGRDYRSKDLGRLKYIGEHYLKHVGSNPSNPNGPWFIKAGADSPENAFNYVDFDATPSYNNNLNKIGNKTWQPHQIDYVANDASSYTWDSGKGTEILGMINYLSGQGANVVSFLTWNTSGDGGAVFPHVLKVSEQEYGNTARGQQWDKVHHDRFDVSKMAQWEKVMEYADKKGVYLHFKTMETENDNKMDGDNFGRERKLYYRELIARFSHHLALNWNLTEETTLKDQVAKSTATYIKNVDPYDHNIVIHTYPNQQDQRYNPLLGNNSDLTGASIQTGKDNVHNDVRRWLEKSRNSGKKWVVANDEQGPASTGVRISDKEVRHKILWATLMAGGTGVEYYSGYTNDDGDINGNDHRKRGNKYKEGGYALNFFNSYLQSDMVNMISSDAVTSDNNDYVLAKSGSVYAAYRPNGGSTGLSLPGGNNKYDVQWYNPRSGGNLSSKQTLGSNLVAPDNNDWVALITSKDGDNGGGNCGTISMQAISDFPTIAVAGFSPAYKDNTRNALAIDASQYKDEFAAAEATFNGDTGTYDIRLATLTETDGESTYRVSIDGKEIGEFTNPTSSTDYAPSGTTFTGIEVKNGDKIRVVFNSHTNGTIPEGNGTAYSRGRWTALDFICTDDGGGDGGGDGDGDCVALEQNGVVAVEAEHFLDQSKVNDRKWYTQDGSTATPTPDPDTAHASGASSGGYLEILPDTRVTHSDPLVNGVSFSNTPGQVAIINYKVKFTNAGRYYVWVRAHSTGTEDNGIHVGLNGNWPDSGARMQWCAGKNQWTWESKQRTNANHCGEAQKIYLDIPSAGVHTISFSMREDGFEMDKFVLSKTYTKPSGNGPDEVLVDCGNENKPPQVAISSPANGATFSIGQTIPLVASASDTDGTVAKVEFFINNALTATEQSAPYETSTTITNPGNYTITAKATDNDGAITTSQSVDIIVEDDSVPPTDAIDIPGTFEAEDFELKSGSVRIEDTPGTVSDQNLGFIQNGDFVNYTVNVDTSSEYTFDIYASSKGIGGKVDIVESGTVVGSIDIPVTGEWHSYKKYSTTISLSSGEKTLRLSFNGGSGYLYNIDKVVTTKIEPVEQTVTLSPIHDAFLQGSTRNNSDMVRVELNNRTGYLMFDLSSINGTITKADLKFTVFSDAGNGNISINKGNSDNWTETNLSNSNKPGKGVQLGTLNANFPVGSTKTIPLKTAQISGNKLSLIIDALSGNDFAFASKENGSVTQAQLVITYDTNRVDNIDESNDITFYPNPVIDVINFSGATAGKTIKIYNTVGVLVKEVALSEGQNTVDMSALSSGYYIVNILEAGKTNKVLSAKKVLKR from the coding sequence ATGAAATTAACTAAACTCAACGTTTTATTAACATTCTTGTTTCTTGGGTTTTTGCTCCAAGCTCAAACACCAGAAGGAGAATTGAAGAGATGGCATAAAGTCTCTCTGACCTTTAACGGTCCTAACACCTCAGAGACCGCAAACCCAAATCCTTTTTCGGATTATCTATTAGAAGTGACCTTTACACATCAAGGAAGTAATACGAGTTATACAGTGCCAGGATATTTTGCGGCCTGTGGAAATGCTGAAAATAATAGTTGTGACTCTGGAAATAAGTGGCGAGTGCATTTTGCTCCTGATCGAACGGGTACGTGGAACTGGTCAGCTTCTTTTAAATCAGGTTCCGATGTAGCAATCAATGGAGGCGGATCAAACGCTGGATTTATGAATGGGGATACAGGATCATTTAATATTTCTGAATCCGATAAATCTGGTAGAGATTATAGAAGTAAGGATCTAGGAAGACTTAAGTATATTGGAGAACATTACTTAAAACATGTAGGATCAAACCCAAGTAATCCTAATGGTCCTTGGTTTATAAAAGCTGGAGCGGATTCTCCAGAAAATGCTTTTAACTATGTAGATTTTGACGCTACTCCAAGTTATAATAATAACCTAAATAAAATAGGGAATAAAACTTGGCAACCTCACCAAATAGATTATGTTGCAAATGATGCTAGCTCTTATACTTGGGATAGTGGCAAGGGAACTGAAATTTTAGGTATGATCAACTACCTATCTGGTCAAGGAGCTAATGTTGTTTCTTTTCTAACTTGGAACACTTCTGGAGATGGTGGAGCAGTTTTTCCTCATGTCTTAAAAGTTTCTGAACAAGAGTATGGAAATACTGCTAGAGGCCAGCAATGGGATAAAGTTCATCACGATAGATTTGATGTGTCTAAAATGGCCCAATGGGAAAAAGTAATGGAGTATGCCGATAAAAAGGGAGTATACTTGCACTTTAAGACCATGGAGACAGAAAATGATAATAAAATGGATGGTGATAATTTTGGGAGAGAAAGAAAACTATACTATCGAGAATTAATTGCAAGATTTAGTCACCATTTAGCATTAAACTGGAATCTAACCGAAGAAACTACGTTAAAAGATCAGGTGGCGAAATCAACTGCAACCTATATCAAAAATGTAGATCCGTATGATCATAACATAGTAATACATACATATCCTAATCAACAAGACCAACGATATAACCCATTATTAGGTAATAACTCTGACTTAACGGGAGCTTCTATTCAAACCGGAAAGGATAATGTCCATAACGATGTTCGAAGATGGTTAGAAAAATCTAGAAATTCAGGAAAGAAATGGGTAGTTGCTAATGATGAGCAAGGTCCTGCTTCTACAGGAGTTAGAATTTCTGACAAAGAAGTAAGACATAAAATCTTATGGGCTACACTGATGGCAGGTGGAACAGGAGTTGAATATTACAGTGGATATACAAATGATGATGGTGATATAAATGGGAATGATCATAGAAAGAGAGGTAATAAATATAAAGAAGGAGGTTATGCACTTAACTTCTTTAATAGTTATTTACAATCAGATATGGTAAATATGATAAGTTCTGATGCTGTAACTTCAGATAATAACGATTATGTTTTAGCAAAATCAGGTAGTGTTTATGCTGCTTACCGACCTAATGGTGGTTCTACAGGATTAAGTTTGCCTGGAGGAAATAATAAATATGATGTACAATGGTATAATCCACGTTCTGGAGGTAATTTATCTTCAAAACAAACTTTAGGAAGTAATTTGGTTGCTCCTGATAATAACGATTGGGTAGCACTTATTACAAGTAAAGATGGAGATAATGGAGGTGGAAATTGTGGAACTATTTCAATGCAAGCGATTTCTGATTTCCCAACAATTGCGGTTGCAGGTTTTTCTCCAGCGTATAAGGATAATACTAGAAATGCACTTGCAATTGACGCTTCTCAATATAAAGATGAGTTTGCTGCAGCAGAAGCTACTTTTAATGGAGATACAGGGACCTATGATATTAGATTAGCAACACTTACAGAAACTGATGGAGAATCTACATATCGTGTTTCTATAGATGGTAAGGAAATAGGAGAATTTACAAACCCAACATCTAGCACTGATTATGCTCCGTCGGGTACCACTTTTACAGGTATAGAAGTAAAAAATGGAGATAAAATAAGAGTAGTATTTAATTCACATACCAACGGTACTATACCAGAAGGTAATGGGACTGCTTACTCAAGAGGAAGATGGACCGCGTTAGACTTCATTTGTACCGACGATGGCGGTGGCGATGGCGGCGGCGATGGAGATGGAGATTGTGTTGCATTAGAACAAAACGGAGTTGTAGCTGTAGAAGCAGAACACTTTTTAGATCAGTCTAAAGTAAACGATAGAAAGTGGTATACACAAGATGGTAGTACAGCGACACCTACTCCTGATCCAGATACCGCGCACGCTAGTGGAGCTAGTAGCGGAGGTTATTTAGAAATCTTACCTGATACTAGAGTGACTCATAGTGATCCATTAGTAAACGGAGTAAGTTTTTCAAACACTCCAGGACAAGTAGCTATTATTAATTATAAAGTAAAGTTTACAAACGCAGGACGTTATTATGTTTGGGTTAGAGCACATTCTACGGGAACTGAAGATAACGGAATCCACGTAGGGTTAAATGGAAATTGGCCAGATTCTGGAGCAAGAATGCAATGGTGTGCAGGAAAGAATCAATGGACTTGGGAAAGTAAACAACGCACAAACGCTAACCATTGTGGAGAAGCACAAAAAATATATTTAGATATTCCTTCTGCCGGAGTCCATACAATTTCTTTTTCAATGAGAGAAGATGGATTTGAGATGGATAAGTTTGTTTTATCTAAAACCTACACTAAGCCTTCTGGAAATGGTCCTGATGAGGTTCTAGTGGATTGTGGTAATGAAAATAAGCCTCCACAAGTAGCGATTAGTTCTCCTGCAAACGGAGCTACATTTAGTATTGGACAAACTATTCCTTTAGTAGCTAGTGCTTCTGATACGGATGGTACGGTTGCTAAAGTTGAATTTTTCATAAACAATGCATTGACTGCTACCGAGCAATCTGCTCCTTACGAAACGTCAACTACAATTACGAATCCAGGGAATTATACAATAACAGCGAAAGCTACTGATAATGATGGAGCAATTACAACCTCTCAATCGGTGGATATTATTGTTGAAGATGATTCAGTTCCTCCAACGGATGCAATAGATATTCCTGGAACTTTTGAGGCGGAAGATTTTGAACTGAAATCAGGTAGTGTTAGAATAGAGGATACTCCTGGAACAGTATCAGATCAAAACTTAGGTTTTATCCAAAATGGTGATTTTGTTAACTACACTGTTAACGTTGATACTAGTAGCGAATATACTTTTGATATTTATGCTTCAAGCAAAGGAATTGGTGGTAAAGTAGATATTGTAGAATCTGGAACTGTTGTTGGTTCTATTGATATTCCAGTTACCGGAGAGTGGCATAGTTATAAAAAATATAGTACTACCATTTCTTTATCTTCTGGAGAGAAAACATTGAGATTGTCATTTAATGGAGGATCAGGTTATTTATATAATATAGATAAAGTAGTAACTACAAAGATTGAACCTGTAGAACAAACAGTTACTTTATCCCCTATACACGATGCATTTTTACAAGGATCTACTCGAAATAATTCTGATATGGTCCGTGTAGAGTTAAATAACCGAACTGGATACTTAATGTTTGACCTTTCTTCTATTAATGGAACGATTACAAAGGCGGATCTTAAGTTTACTGTGTTTTCCGATGCTGGAAATGGAAATATAAGTATTAATAAAGGAAATAGTGATAATTGGACAGAGACTAATTTATCTAATTCCAATAAGCCAGGAAAAGGAGTTCAGTTGGGTACATTAAATGCTAATTTCCCGGTTGGTAGTACGAAAACAATACCACTGAAGACAGCTCAGATTTCAGGTAATAAACTTTCATTAATCATAGATGCGCTTTCAGGGAATGATTTTGCATTTGCATCTAAAGAAAATGGATCCGTTACACAAGCTCAATTAGTAATTACTTATGATACCAATAGAGTAGATAATATTGATGAGTCTAACGATATTACCTTTTATCCTAATCCTGTAATTGATGTAATTAATTTCTCTGGTGCTACAGCTGGTAAGACAATTAAAATTTACAATACAGTAGGAGTTCTTGTAAAAGAAGTAGCACTTTCAGAAGGTCAAAACACTGTTGATATGAGTGCTTTATCTTCAGGATATTATATCGTTAATATTTTAGAAGCTGGCAAAACGAATAAAGTCCTTTCTGCGAAGAAAGTACTAAAACGTTAA
- a CDS encoding carbohydrate-binding protein, producing the protein MKKNTNLLLVLLLYFVTVNVFAQPAAPNGKKWEKIEVMSDEFNGSSLNTNKWAINSPQWEGRKPARFETSSVSVGNGDLKISASKKTNPFNGWTHNGGLVRSLTKNTYGYYETRMKGNKTFMSSTFWLINQRNEGSGCNLRVTELDITETVGVNSNGANWVNNMITNMNSNTHSRNTNCNNTPVGQQGNKAPLVEASWKNYHTYGVWWKSKSEILFYLDGQFVGQIKPPADFNLPMYLRMVVETYDWNPPKNGQDGINDSLENRTTYYDWVRSYRLVDDTNPNIPPTVNITAPTNGADYQVGQAIPLKANASDSDGSISKVEFFVNNNLIATEQVAPYETTTVINSAGSYTITAKTTDNDGAVKTSQLVNIVVKDDSVPPIDAIKIPGSFQAEDFESKSGSVRIENTPGTNTDKNLGYIKNGDFTDYNVIVDAASEYTLDIYASSQGVGGKVDILESGSVVGSIDIPVTGQWHNYKKYSTTISLTSGEKTLRLSFKGGSGYLYNIDKVVATKIQQVEQTVTLSPIHDAYLQGSTRYNSDMVRIENNRRSGYLMFDLSSINGTITTADLKFTVYSDAGNGNITVSKGNNNNWTETNLSNSNKPGKGTQLGTLNTNLPIGSTKTIPLKTAQISGNKISLIIDALSGNDFAFASKENTLTTKPQLVVTYTTNRSNDDNLNIVKLYPNPVVNSINFSSNMEGQIVKVFNVNGVLMKETVLEAGQNSIDVTNLSSGYYIINVLEAGKSNKLIVSKKIIKQ; encoded by the coding sequence ATGAAAAAAAATACAAATTTATTATTAGTCTTATTGCTGTATTTCGTAACAGTAAATGTTTTTGCCCAACCAGCAGCACCTAACGGAAAAAAGTGGGAAAAGATAGAAGTGATGTCCGATGAGTTTAATGGTTCTTCATTAAATACTAATAAATGGGCAATAAATAGTCCTCAATGGGAAGGTAGAAAACCGGCCAGATTTGAAACATCATCAGTTTCTGTTGGGAACGGAGACCTTAAAATTTCTGCTTCTAAAAAGACAAACCCATTTAATGGTTGGACTCATAACGGAGGTCTCGTTAGATCCTTAACAAAAAATACATACGGATATTACGAAACGCGAATGAAAGGAAATAAAACCTTTATGTCATCAACGTTTTGGCTTATTAATCAACGAAATGAAGGTAGTGGATGTAATCTTCGTGTTACAGAGTTAGATATTACGGAGACGGTAGGTGTTAACTCTAATGGAGCTAATTGGGTGAATAATATGATCACTAATATGAATTCCAATACGCATAGTAGAAATACAAATTGTAATAATACGCCTGTTGGGCAACAAGGAAACAAAGCTCCACTAGTAGAAGCTTCTTGGAAAAATTATCATACTTATGGAGTTTGGTGGAAAAGTAAAAGTGAAATTTTATTTTATCTAGATGGTCAGTTTGTTGGGCAAATTAAGCCACCAGCAGATTTTAATCTTCCTATGTACTTGCGTATGGTAGTGGAGACCTACGATTGGAATCCACCAAAAAATGGTCAGGATGGAATAAATGATTCTTTGGAAAATCGAACTACATATTATGATTGGGTACGCTCTTATAGATTGGTGGATGATACAAATCCTAATATTCCTCCAACAGTTAATATTACGGCACCTACAAATGGAGCAGATTATCAGGTTGGTCAAGCGATACCTTTAAAAGCGAATGCATCCGATAGTGATGGATCTATCTCTAAAGTGGAGTTTTTTGTAAATAATAACTTAATAGCGACAGAGCAAGTTGCTCCATATGAAACAACTACGGTTATTAATTCGGCAGGAAGTTACACTATCACAGCCAAGACCACTGATAATGATGGAGCTGTTAAGACATCGCAACTTGTTAATATTGTTGTTAAGGATGACTCGGTTCCACCAATTGATGCTATTAAAATACCAGGATCATTCCAAGCAGAAGATTTTGAATCAAAATCAGGTAGCGTTCGTATAGAAAACACTCCTGGAACAAATACCGATAAAAATTTAGGGTATATTAAGAATGGAGATTTTACGGATTACAATGTAATCGTAGATGCTGCGAGTGAATATACACTCGATATATATGCCTCAAGTCAGGGAGTCGGAGGAAAAGTAGATATTTTAGAATCTGGATCTGTTGTAGGCTCCATAGACATTCCAGTTACTGGACAATGGCATAATTATAAGAAATACTCTACCACTATTTCCTTAACTTCAGGAGAAAAAACATTGAGATTATCTTTTAAAGGAGGTTCTGGATATTTATATAATATTGACAAAGTTGTTGCTACAAAGATTCAGCAAGTAGAACAAACTGTTACATTATCGCCAATTCACGATGCATATCTACAGGGGTCAACAAGATATAATTCTGATATGGTTCGTATTGAAAATAACCGTCGTTCGGGATATTTGATGTTTGATCTTTCATCAATTAATGGAACGATTACAACAGCGGATCTTAAGTTCACTGTATATTCGGATGCTGGAAATGGTAATATTACTGTTAGTAAAGGAAATAATAATAATTGGACAGAAACTAACCTATCCAATAGTAATAAACCAGGAAAAGGAACACAATTAGGAACGTTAAATACAAACCTTCCTATTGGTAGTACTAAAACAATTCCTTTAAAAACAGCACAAATTTCTGGTAATAAGATATCATTAATTATCGATGCACTTTCGGGAAATGATTTTGCATTCGCTTCAAAAGAGAACACCTTAACAACAAAACCACAATTAGTGGTTACATATACTACGAATCGTAGTAATGATGATAACTTAAATATTGTGAAATTATATCCTAATCCAGTAGTAAATTCAATTAACTTTTCTTCTAATATGGAAGGTCAAATAGTTAAAGTATTCAACGTTAATGGAGTATTGATGAAGGAAACTGTTTTAGAAGCTGGTCAGAATTCTATCGATGTAACCAACTTGTCATCTGGTTATTATATAATCAATGTTTTGGAAGCTGGTAAATCAAATAAATTAATTGTTTCTAAGAAAATAATTAAGCAGTAA